Proteins encoded in a region of the Streptomyces sp. NBC_00258 genome:
- a CDS encoding MFS transporter — MDAGGRNPVGQGEDTEIPAAKEDEPASARAGTRGRRAVVASLMLCMGLAALDSTIVSTAVPQIVGDLGGFSVFSWLFSGYLLAVTVTLPVYGKLSDTFGRKPVLIAGSILFLLGSLLCALAWNMAALIAFRVVQGLGGGALQGTVQTLAADLYPLEQRPKIQAKLSTVWATSAVAGPALGGVIAAYADWRWIFLINLPLGAVALWLLIRHLHEPQRERKATERPRIDWAGALTVFACGGVLLTALVQGGVAWPWLSPPSMALFGTGLALIAALVLIERRAAEPIIPGWVWRRRTIAAVNLALGALGLLMVAPTVFLPTYAQSVLGLAPITAGFVLSVWTLSWPVSAALSQHVYRRIGFRNTAMLGIGTATLLLFAFPFLPYPGEAWQPTLLMFLLGGALGLFQLPLLVGVQSTVGWSERGTATASVLFCRQTGQTIGAALFGAVANGVLAARLGGAGDLDSVTRALDSGAPGEHMRRAVAEAVHAVYFGAACAAGLAFLVLLLVAPRRFPLLKNPGD, encoded by the coding sequence ATGGATGCAGGGGGAAGGAATCCAGTGGGCCAGGGGGAAGACACCGAGATACCCGCCGCGAAGGAGGACGAGCCCGCCTCCGCGCGGGCCGGGACCCGCGGCCGCCGAGCCGTCGTCGCCTCCCTCATGCTCTGCATGGGCCTGGCCGCGCTCGACTCCACGATCGTGTCGACGGCCGTCCCGCAGATCGTCGGCGACCTCGGCGGCTTCTCCGTCTTCTCGTGGCTGTTCTCCGGCTATCTGCTCGCCGTGACGGTCACCCTGCCCGTCTACGGCAAGCTCTCCGACACCTTCGGCCGCAAGCCGGTGCTGATCGCCGGCTCGATCCTCTTCCTCCTCGGCTCCCTGCTCTGCGCGCTGGCGTGGAACATGGCCGCGCTGATCGCGTTCCGGGTCGTCCAGGGCCTCGGCGGCGGCGCCCTCCAGGGCACGGTCCAGACCCTCGCCGCCGACCTGTACCCGCTCGAACAGCGCCCCAAGATCCAGGCCAAGCTGTCCACGGTCTGGGCCACCTCGGCGGTCGCGGGCCCGGCGCTCGGCGGGGTGATCGCCGCCTACGCCGACTGGCGCTGGATCTTCCTCATCAACCTGCCGCTCGGCGCGGTCGCGCTCTGGCTGCTGATCCGCCACCTCCACGAGCCCCAGCGCGAACGGAAGGCCACCGAGCGCCCCCGCATCGACTGGGCCGGCGCGCTCACGGTCTTCGCCTGCGGCGGCGTACTCCTGACGGCCCTGGTGCAGGGCGGGGTGGCCTGGCCATGGCTCTCGCCACCGTCAATGGCCCTGTTCGGTACGGGACTTGCCCTGATCGCCGCTCTCGTCCTCATCGAACGCCGGGCCGCCGAACCCATCATCCCCGGCTGGGTCTGGCGCCGCCGCACCATCGCCGCCGTGAACCTGGCACTGGGCGCGCTGGGCCTCCTGATGGTCGCCCCGACGGTCTTCCTCCCGACCTACGCGCAGTCGGTGCTCGGCCTCGCCCCGATCACCGCCGGATTCGTGCTCTCCGTATGGACGTTGAGCTGGCCGGTGTCGGCGGCCCTCAGCCAGCACGTCTACCGTCGCATCGGCTTCCGCAACACGGCGATGCTCGGCATCGGCACGGCCACACTGCTCCTGTTCGCCTTCCCCTTCCTCCCGTACCCCGGCGAGGCCTGGCAGCCCACTCTCCTCATGTTCCTGCTCGGCGGCGCGCTCGGTCTCTTCCAACTCCCGCTGCTCGTCGGCGTCCAGTCGACCGTCGGCTGGTCCGAGCGCGGCACGGCCACCGCGTCCGTACTCTTCTGCCGCCAGACCGGCCAGACGATCGGTGCCGCCCTCTTCGGCGCGGTCGCCAACGGGGTGCTGGCCGCCCGGCTCGGCGGTGCGGGCGACCTGGACTCGGTGACCAGGGCACTCGACTCGGGCGCCCCCGGCGAACACATGCGCCGAGCGGTCGCGGAGGCCGTCCACGCCGTCTACTTCGGCGCGGCCTGCGCGGCCGGGCTCGCCTTCCTGGTCCTGCTGTTGGTGGCGCCGCGCCGCTTCCCGCTGCTCAAGAATCCCGGGGACTGA
- a CDS encoding DUF7674 family protein, which translates to MGEDIRFVEELVARIPEFGELYENHVFNMGGEALPHVFFGDVTHATVDSYLGTDPDAPDWRATLRFLEEQFERQVTEITEVIVTSFLDHLPFRGEPGHGIVEHLGPLMARKYRELRPTG; encoded by the coding sequence ATGGGCGAAGACATTCGGTTCGTGGAGGAACTGGTCGCCAGGATCCCTGAGTTCGGTGAGCTCTACGAGAATCACGTCTTCAACATGGGCGGTGAGGCGCTGCCGCACGTGTTCTTCGGGGACGTCACGCACGCCACCGTCGATTCGTATCTCGGTACGGATCCCGACGCCCCCGACTGGCGTGCGACGCTCCGGTTCCTGGAGGAGCAGTTCGAACGTCAGGTAACGGAGATCACCGAGGTGATCGTGACGTCGTTCCTCGACCACCTGCCGTTCCGGGGCGAGCCGGGCCACGGGATCGTCGAACACCTCGGGCCCCTCATGGCGAGGAAATACCGGGAACTGCGGCCTACGGGCTGA
- a CDS encoding DUF485 domain-containing protein, translating into MSYDTSPSYPVPPHHPPHNSSPSYSTYPTQPTYPWAPQQPEPEPARQPNRHRHTALGHHSDLRVLRTAYRWQRRVATLTALGYFTLFLVLSAWAPSFMTREVAEGLPLGLLLGLFQMPVTCVAIALYEYTARRGVDPIAERIRKQTELDTKRAEAGR; encoded by the coding sequence ATGTCTTACGACACGTCCCCGTCGTACCCCGTTCCACCGCACCATCCGCCCCACAACTCGTCACCGTCCTACTCGACGTACCCCACGCAGCCGACGTATCCGTGGGCTCCACAGCAACCGGAGCCGGAACCCGCCCGACAGCCGAACCGGCATCGCCACACCGCTCTCGGGCACCACAGCGACCTCCGGGTGCTGCGCACCGCGTACCGCTGGCAGCGGCGCGTGGCGACGCTTACCGCGCTCGGTTATTTCACGCTGTTCCTCGTCCTGTCCGCGTGGGCGCCGTCGTTCATGACGAGGGAGGTGGCCGAAGGGCTGCCCCTCGGTCTGCTCCTTGGGCTGTTCCAGATGCCCGTCACCTGCGTGGCGATCGCGCTGTACGAGTACACGGCCCGCCGGGGCGTGGACCCGATCGCCGAGCGGATACGGAAGCAGACGGAACTCGACACCAAGCGGGCGGAGGCGGGCAGGTGA
- a CDS encoding sodium/solute symporter, giving the protein MSLVAFTVVATITLLLCVMTGPDRDDLDEFYTGYGSLSPMRNGLAIAGDYISAATVLGTGGVIAFFGYDGVVLALSTALSLMLLMFLLAEPLRNAGRFTMGDALARRMPGRAVRITACAATLAALLPLMLVQLAGTGDLLAFILGFSSEGLKTGCIIGLGALMISYAAIGGMKGTALIQILKIVMLLGSGAVIAVLILNKFDWNLGGLFNQAARSSGAGSAFLSSGLQFAGGPNPRLDMISSELTVVLGGACLPHITMRMYTAGSARQVRRSMSWAVPAVALFVLIITVVGFGATALIGREAIAAEDPQGNTAYLLGARAAFGADVSTAETLLFTTVTAAIFLTVLASVAGMILACANSLAHDVFAHGRKQLSPRREMTLARVSAAAVGIPAILLATLVQHHSLQPLVTLSFCLGASAIAPALVYSLFWRRYTRAGLMCTLIGGSVSTLVLMTGTNLVSGSPISAFPGHDFTWFPFTTTGIVSIPLGFLLGWLGTVASGRGAAEEQRKQYEAVEGWILAGAVRRD; this is encoded by the coding sequence ATGTCGCTCGTGGCGTTCACGGTCGTGGCGACCATCACGCTGCTGCTGTGCGTGATGACGGGCCCGGACCGGGACGACCTCGACGAGTTCTACACGGGCTACGGCTCCCTCTCCCCCATGCGCAACGGCCTGGCCATCGCGGGCGACTACATCTCCGCGGCCACCGTGCTCGGCACGGGCGGCGTGATCGCGTTCTTCGGGTACGACGGTGTCGTACTCGCCCTCAGCACGGCCCTCTCCCTCATGCTGCTGATGTTCCTGCTGGCCGAACCCCTGCGGAACGCGGGCCGGTTCACCATGGGCGACGCGCTGGCCCGGCGGATGCCGGGCCGGGCGGTACGGATCACGGCCTGCGCGGCGACGCTGGCCGCGCTGCTCCCGCTGATGCTGGTCCAGCTCGCCGGAACCGGCGACCTGCTGGCGTTCATCCTCGGCTTCTCCAGCGAAGGGCTGAAGACGGGCTGCATCATCGGGCTCGGCGCGCTGATGATCAGCTACGCGGCGATCGGCGGCATGAAGGGCACCGCCCTGATCCAGATCCTGAAGATCGTGATGCTGCTCGGCTCGGGCGCCGTCATCGCCGTACTCATCCTGAACAAGTTCGACTGGAACCTCGGTGGCCTGTTCAACCAGGCGGCGCGGAGCAGCGGGGCCGGATCCGCTTTCCTGAGCTCGGGGCTGCAGTTCGCGGGCGGGCCCAACCCCCGCCTGGACATGATCAGTTCGGAGCTGACCGTCGTGCTGGGCGGGGCCTGTCTGCCGCACATCACCATGCGTATGTACACGGCGGGCAGCGCGCGTCAGGTACGCCGTTCGATGTCCTGGGCGGTGCCGGCCGTGGCACTGTTCGTGCTGATCATCACGGTCGTCGGGTTCGGGGCGACGGCCCTGATCGGGCGGGAGGCGATCGCGGCGGAGGACCCGCAGGGCAACACGGCGTATCTGCTGGGGGCTCGGGCCGCGTTCGGGGCGGACGTCTCGACGGCCGAGACGCTGCTGTTCACCACCGTCACGGCGGCGATCTTCCTCACGGTGCTCGCCTCCGTCGCCGGGATGATCCTCGCCTGCGCCAACTCCCTTGCCCATGACGTCTTCGCGCACGGCAGGAAGCAGTTGTCGCCGCGCCGGGAGATGACGCTGGCACGGGTGTCCGCGGCGGCGGTCGGCATCCCGGCGATCCTGCTGGCCACGCTGGTCCAGCACCACAGCCTGCAGCCGCTGGTGACGCTGTCGTTCTGCCTCGGCGCGTCCGCCATAGCGCCGGCGCTCGTCTACAGCCTGTTCTGGCGGCGGTACACCCGGGCAGGGCTGATGTGCACGCTCATCGGCGGCTCGGTGAGCACGCTCGTTCTGATGACCGGTACGAATCTGGTGTCCGGGTCGCCCATATCGGCATTCCCCGGCCATGACTTCACCTGGTTCCCGTTCACCACGACCGGGATCGTCTCCATTCCGTTGGGGTTCCTGCTCGGCTGGCTCGGCACGGTGGCCTCCGGCCGGGGGGCGGCGGAGGAGCAGCGGAAGCAGTACGAGGCGGTGGAGGGGTGGATTCTGGCGGGGGCCGTCCGGCGGGACTGA
- a CDS encoding cellulose-binding protein, producing the protein MSNASVSPHGFEAVRGRGYRPDQVDAYAAALSGGRDAAWERAARLTVLAREMEAEADRLREVVAGLAPQTYETLGDRARRLFELGEEEAAAVSEGARREARLVVEEAEAAAGQLRAAAGADADAVRGEAEERVRHRLLAAQAEADEMRIAARRDVKENRGEALAALRETRRRSETLLAEQEKEHAERWERVGREAAEREAALDARHEERASRAAAELAEAERALAEAHESTRHLQEDAEARAAELLAEARLHEDRITRETERVLREHGDEWDDVSAHMTHVRNSLTALTGRATAE; encoded by the coding sequence ATGAGCAACGCATCGGTGTCACCTCATGGCTTCGAGGCCGTACGGGGGCGCGGTTACCGTCCCGACCAGGTCGACGCGTATGCCGCGGCGCTCTCCGGGGGGCGTGACGCCGCCTGGGAACGGGCCGCCCGGCTGACCGTCCTGGCAAGGGAGATGGAGGCCGAGGCGGACCGGCTGCGGGAGGTCGTGGCGGGACTGGCTCCCCAGACGTACGAGACGCTCGGCGACCGCGCCCGACGGCTCTTCGAACTGGGCGAGGAGGAGGCCGCGGCCGTGAGCGAGGGCGCGCGGCGGGAGGCCCGGCTGGTCGTGGAGGAGGCCGAGGCGGCGGCCGGGCAACTGCGCGCGGCCGCGGGCGCGGACGCCGACGCGGTGCGTGGTGAGGCCGAGGAACGGGTCCGGCACCGGCTGCTCGCCGCGCAGGCCGAGGCCGACGAGATGCGGATCGCCGCGCGGCGTGACGTGAAGGAGAACCGCGGTGAGGCGCTCGCCGCGCTGCGTGAGACGCGGCGGCGCAGCGAGACGCTCCTCGCCGAGCAGGAGAAGGAACACGCCGAGCGCTGGGAGCGGGTCGGACGCGAGGCGGCCGAACGGGAGGCCGCGCTCGACGCGCGCCACGAGGAGCGGGCCTCGCGCGCGGCGGCGGAACTGGCCGAGGCCGAACGGGCCCTCGCCGAGGCCCACGAGTCCACCCGCCATCTCCAGGAGGACGCCGAGGCCCGCGCCGCCGAACTCCTCGCCGAGGCCCGCCTCCACGAGGACCGCATCACCCGCGAGACGGAACGCGTCCTCCGTGAACACGGCGACGAGTGGGACGACGTCAGCGCCCACATGACCCACGTCCGCAACAGCCTCACAGCCCTGACGGGCCGAGCGACGGCCGAGTAG
- a CDS encoding SUKH-4 family immunity protein encodes MVTFAQAQERAEEWINGDVPGYQHREVRVREFELGFVVWAEDRAEGPRSDGGAQRLVIARDSGEATLWPSLPLGEVIRRYEEEYGLPDAAPDPAPAPPARVDLNQTSFLLTPPEWLQEAADRMGIPDRRDRTSGGSTGGTSGGGSPRPSDRTPDRTSDGAGSRPAAAAAVSDAVPPGGPAGPAHGGAGGGGAIPETLPGPVGAPGPSSAPGGGTSWPAAGGEPSDGSGVPADATPWAGTDTNAETGDDRSVPLPATVYAPQIRDGGAGGGPSEPDATPEAKTSLISGGSRLPSTTVAPAVGNPNPPAFPQGPGAQAGPGGPGGPGGPGAQGTPPPGAPSSYGYPQGPGAGTPPPGGPAGAPGAPGTPPPGAPSSYGYPQGPGAGTPPPGAPGTPPPGAPGTPPPGAPGAQGAPSYGFPQGAPQPPAGPNPPQPPPGSGAPGRPLPPNAGDIADAATSKAQAPPRGARGAGAAGTPPPPGAPGTPGARPGGAAPASGPGAPGTPAGGYVPTQLVSQLGPDGPGGPGTPQPPGAPGAPGAPGTPGGTPPGGVHHAATMLADPNQPGAPKPPGAPGTPGAPQPPGVPGAPGAPGAPNNPGGTPAGGVHHAATMLAGPAVGGPGAPQPPGAPGAPGAPGGPGGPGAPGAPGGVHHAETMLSGPPGGGPGTAPPPQAPPGMPQGGPGMPPSAPQPMPGQQPFPGQPMPGQPMPGQQPPAYGYPQQGQPTVGPGYQAVLRYRAQDGSEQQLIRRSAPGTPHPEWQILHELRAMNVPPQQVLELHTELESCELPGAYCARMIRESWPQARITSIASYGTDHASRQQGMAQLLAHQGELHQVADGPARPGPIRAPLPPVQPAPPIPPEAIGQELAAAFGPGVFRFDQAAVSRQGVPPIVAHTLVVAGLPVDMNPFFWAQAQPGRPVPTLAELAQERGVQPSADAGSYLVMGSDFGKAICVQYGTAHIVAVPVEAGPGGASVPPQFVNTGLPEFARSLALLGRMWRLRFGLNQEQAGRWTVDFQAQLAATDPAALGSPESWWSVLLEQMWDGLL; translated from the coding sequence ATGGTGACCTTCGCGCAGGCGCAGGAGCGCGCCGAAGAGTGGATCAACGGGGATGTGCCCGGCTACCAGCACCGCGAGGTGCGGGTCCGGGAGTTCGAACTCGGATTCGTGGTGTGGGCCGAGGACCGTGCCGAAGGACCGCGGTCCGACGGCGGTGCCCAGCGGCTCGTCATCGCCCGCGACAGCGGAGAGGCCACCCTGTGGCCCTCGCTGCCGCTGGGCGAGGTGATCCGCCGGTACGAGGAGGAGTACGGCCTGCCGGACGCGGCGCCCGATCCGGCGCCCGCGCCTCCCGCGCGCGTCGACCTCAACCAGACGTCCTTCCTGCTGACGCCTCCGGAGTGGCTCCAGGAGGCGGCGGACCGGATGGGCATTCCGGACCGACGGGACCGGACGTCCGGCGGTTCGACCGGCGGGACGTCGGGCGGCGGTTCGCCCCGCCCGTCGGACAGGACTCCGGACAGGACGTCCGACGGGGCCGGGTCACGGCCCGCCGCCGCTGCCGCCGTCAGTGACGCGGTTCCGCCCGGCGGTCCTGCCGGCCCCGCCCATGGAGGGGCCGGCGGCGGAGGCGCGATCCCCGAGACGTTGCCCGGGCCCGTCGGTGCCCCGGGGCCGTCCTCCGCTCCCGGTGGCGGTACGTCGTGGCCCGCCGCCGGCGGAGAGCCCTCGGATGGTTCCGGGGTGCCCGCCGACGCGACGCCGTGGGCCGGGACCGACACCAACGCCGAGACGGGCGACGACCGTTCGGTGCCGCTGCCCGCGACCGTGTACGCGCCGCAGATAAGGGACGGGGGCGCCGGTGGCGGGCCGTCGGAGCCCGACGCGACGCCCGAGGCCAAGACCAGCCTGATCTCGGGCGGCAGCCGGCTCCCGAGCACGACCGTCGCGCCCGCGGTGGGCAACCCGAACCCGCCCGCGTTCCCGCAGGGCCCGGGGGCTCAGGCCGGTCCGGGAGGCCCGGGTGGGCCCGGCGGTCCTGGTGCGCAGGGCACTCCGCCGCCGGGTGCGCCGTCTTCGTACGGCTATCCGCAGGGGCCTGGCGCCGGTACGCCGCCTCCGGGTGGGCCCGCCGGAGCGCCTGGTGCGCCTGGTACGCCGCCGCCCGGGGCGCCTTCCTCGTACGGCTATCCGCAGGGGCCCGGCGCCGGCACACCGCCTCCCGGTGCGCCCGGTACTCCGCCTCCGGGTGCGCCCGGTACTCCGCCTCCGGGTGCGCCCGGTGCGCAGGGTGCTCCCTCGTACGGCTTCCCGCAGGGTGCTCCGCAGCCGCCCGCCGGGCCCAATCCGCCGCAGCCGCCTCCCGGTTCGGGTGCGCCCGGGCGGCCGCTGCCCCCGAACGCCGGTGACATCGCCGACGCCGCCACCAGCAAGGCGCAGGCTCCGCCGCGCGGTGCCCGTGGTGCGGGTGCGGCCGGTACGCCGCCGCCTCCGGGTGCGCCCGGAACGCCGGGTGCGCGGCCGGGTGGTGCGGCTCCCGCGTCCGGGCCCGGTGCGCCGGGGACTCCGGCCGGCGGGTACGTACCGACGCAACTCGTCTCGCAGCTCGGCCCCGACGGGCCGGGCGGCCCCGGGACCCCGCAGCCTCCTGGAGCCCCGGGTGCCCCTGGCGCTCCGGGTACCCCGGGCGGTACGCCTCCGGGCGGTGTCCACCACGCGGCGACCATGCTCGCCGACCCGAACCAGCCCGGCGCGCCCAAGCCCCCCGGCGCGCCCGGTACTCCGGGTGCCCCGCAGCCTCCTGGTGTGCCCGGCGCACCAGGTGCTCCTGGCGCGCCCAACAACCCCGGCGGTACGCCCGCGGGTGGCGTCCACCATGCCGCGACCATGCTCGCCGGTCCGGCCGTGGGCGGCCCCGGCGCGCCACAGCCTCCGGGTGCCCCAGGCGCTCCGGGTGCTCCGGGAGGTCCCGGCGGGCCAGGTGCCCCCGGCGCCCCCGGTGGCGTCCACCACGCCGAGACCATGCTGTCCGGTCCTCCGGGCGGCGGCCCGGGCACGGCCCCGCCGCCCCAGGCGCCTCCCGGGATGCCGCAGGGCGGCCCCGGCATGCCGCCGTCCGCTCCTCAGCCGATGCCCGGTCAGCAGCCCTTCCCGGGGCAGCCCATGCCCGGGCAGCCGATGCCGGGCCAGCAGCCGCCGGCCTACGGCTATCCCCAGCAGGGGCAGCCGACCGTCGGCCCCGGCTACCAGGCGGTCCTGCGCTACCGCGCCCAGGACGGGAGCGAGCAGCAGCTCATCCGGCGTTCCGCGCCGGGCACCCCGCACCCGGAGTGGCAGATCCTGCACGAGCTGCGCGCGATGAACGTGCCGCCGCAGCAGGTGCTGGAGCTCCACACGGAGCTGGAGTCCTGCGAGCTGCCGGGTGCGTACTGCGCCCGGATGATCCGGGAGAGCTGGCCGCAGGCGCGGATCACCAGCATCGCCTCGTACGGCACGGACCACGCGAGCCGTCAGCAGGGTATGGCCCAACTGCTCGCGCACCAGGGTGAGTTGCACCAGGTCGCGGACGGTCCGGCGCGGCCCGGACCGATCCGGGCGCCGCTGCCGCCGGTGCAGCCCGCGCCGCCGATCCCGCCGGAGGCGATCGGGCAGGAGCTGGCGGCGGCGTTCGGACCCGGAGTGTTCCGGTTCGACCAGGCGGCCGTGTCCCGGCAGGGTGTGCCGCCGATCGTGGCGCACACGCTGGTGGTGGCCGGACTGCCCGTCGACATGAACCCGTTCTTCTGGGCACAGGCCCAGCCGGGTCGCCCGGTGCCGACGCTCGCCGAACTGGCGCAGGAGCGTGGCGTCCAGCCGTCCGCGGACGCGGGCTCGTACCTCGTCATGGGCAGCGACTTCGGCAAGGCGATCTGTGTCCAGTACGGGACGGCGCACATCGTGGCCGTGCCGGTGGAGGCGGGTCCCGGCGGGGCTTCCGTACCGCCGCAGTTCGTGAACACGGGGCTGCCCGAGTTCGCACGCAGCCTCGCGCTGCTGGGCCGTATGTGGCGTCTTCGCTTCGGGCTCAACCAGGAGCAGGCGGGGCGCTGGACGGTCGACTTCCAGGCGCAGTTGGCCGCGACCGACCCGGCGGCGCTCGGTTCGCCGGAGAGCTGGTGGTCGGTGCTGCTGGAACAGATGTGGGACGGCTTGCTGTGA
- a CDS encoding SMI1/KNR4 family protein — MTTGRLGQQAAPPNAAYAGQVVHFPDPVRAARHPRGVRVDDRGYPDFSFYARAAAEIAEPPEGFGVDELRLTDYVSANAAMAADGHDLWDTIPPVATPHGWTWHHAPGTRRLELVPVEVKALLRHHGGLATAAVDQNKRGTRPLQETRPAHFVLPKAAVAVTEQQVLGVEEDLGYRLPGAYRSFLKAAGGCAPMGAALDAELGLLVDQPFFTVRDEAAVNDLVYVNKCLRDHLTKDYLGVGFVQGGLLAVKVKGEKVGSMWFCAYDDARDQDLWAPPERVQRLLLPCGDDFDQFLARLAGNPPELETVANLMVDGGFARAVSVSAVSSVGE; from the coding sequence ATGACGACAGGTCGGCTCGGGCAGCAAGCCGCGCCGCCGAACGCGGCCTACGCCGGGCAGGTCGTGCACTTCCCGGACCCGGTCCGGGCGGCGCGTCACCCGAGAGGTGTACGTGTCGACGACCGCGGCTATCCCGACTTCTCGTTCTATGCGCGTGCAGCCGCGGAGATCGCCGAGCCGCCCGAGGGGTTCGGGGTCGACGAACTTCGGCTGACGGACTACGTGTCCGCGAACGCGGCCATGGCCGCGGACGGTCATGACCTGTGGGACACCATCCCGCCCGTCGCCACTCCGCACGGCTGGACCTGGCACCACGCGCCGGGGACCCGGCGGCTGGAGCTGGTGCCGGTCGAGGTGAAGGCGCTGCTGCGGCACCACGGCGGACTGGCCACCGCGGCCGTCGACCAGAACAAGCGCGGGACCCGGCCCCTGCAGGAGACCCGGCCCGCGCACTTCGTGCTGCCCAAGGCCGCCGTCGCGGTGACCGAGCAGCAGGTGCTGGGCGTCGAGGAGGACCTCGGTTACCGGCTGCCCGGCGCGTACCGGTCCTTCCTGAAGGCCGCCGGCGGGTGCGCTCCGATGGGGGCCGCGCTCGACGCCGAGCTGGGGCTGCTGGTCGACCAGCCGTTCTTCACCGTGCGCGACGAGGCAGCCGTCAACGACCTCGTGTACGTCAACAAATGTCTGCGGGACCACCTGACCAAGGACTACCTGGGCGTCGGCTTCGTCCAGGGCGGTCTGCTCGCCGTGAAGGTCAAGGGCGAGAAGGTCGGGTCCATGTGGTTCTGCGCGTACGACGACGCCCGTGACCAGGACCTGTGGGCGCCCCCGGAGCGTGTGCAGCGGCTGCTGCTGCCCTGCGGGGACGACTTCGACCAGTTCCTGGCCCGGCTCGCGGGCAATCCGCCGGAGCTGGAGACCGTGGCGAATCTGATGGTGGACGGTGGATTCGCGCGGGCTGTGTCGGTGTCCGCGGTGTCTTCGGTGGGGGAGTGA